The following nucleotide sequence is from Synchiropus splendidus isolate RoL2022-P1 chromosome 14, RoL_Sspl_1.0, whole genome shotgun sequence.
GTCTCAGGAGGAGGGATGTACCACATATAAAGGTGTGGAGGGGGACACGCTGTGGCTGTGATTCCCATTGGTAGTTGTTGATATGTGTTTAGAAATAGACTCCAGTAGACTGATTCTATTTGAGCAACAAAGACGGAGGCTTGCGCCAAGTGGCCTGCTGCCGGAGCTACAGTGGGAATCAAGGTCCCGGGGCCAAATCTGGGCCCCGCATCATTCACACCTGCGACAGGTGGACGCGCAGGTCAGACTCACCTGGCGCCAGAAACCAGCCCCGAAATTCAGGAAGCTAAAATTAGACTGAACAAGCTTTCAAGCTTTGTTTCCTGTTCAGGGAGTGTCAGGTGCAAATATGAATTTCAGGCTGTTAAACGACGGTAGCACGCGTTCTCAGGGCGACACCCCACAGAAGAGTGCACGCTGACCCCGCAAGCACGCAAGCGCGCGAGTCTGGTCCGAACGGCTGCGGAGGTGACTCGGTCCATCAGTAGCGACGCGGAAGTCTGACCAATCACAAGCAGGAGCCGCTGCGCTCCTCAGGAAGTCGCGGACACACGGTGGCTTCGGGTTTGTGGACCGTGGAGTGGAAGCACCAAGCGGGAGCTGGTCGCGAAGCTGACGTCACGGCTGTCATCGCCGCGGCTCACTCGCTCTGCCGGACGGGTTTGCACAGCGCTACGTGTCCGGGAAGTGAGCGGCGCGAGCCCCAGAAGGGCGACGCAACAAGTCCGACGCTTAGCATCAGCGCGCGGCGGGGCTCGCGGGAGCCCGCCACACGACACCCCGGCACCGGAGGGGAAGCGCCAGGCGAGGCCAGGCGGGGAGCGAGTGGAGAAGGTACGAACCGGGACCGTCGGTGCGTCTGCGGGTCTTCGTCGCCGGAGAGAGGAGCGGAGCAGCCAGTCGGAGCGACGGCGGCGGGAGTGTGGCCGAAGAAGGGACGCGCCGCTGTGACGTCAGCAGGCAGCTCCCACTCCGGAGCAAGTTTTCACTCTTAGGTTAAAGACAAACTGCCGCTACACGAACGAaaactagaagaaaaaaaacccaaacatctATAATTAATGTAAACGATAATAATTACTTACTTTAGTGGTTTAGTTCATGCGcgtataaaataataattttaaaatgacGTTCCTTTGAGGCTTTcgtccaggcactctggtttcctcccaccgtccaaaGGCGTGCAGAGACCAATCGATGACGCCAGTTTGCATGTGTGAGGGAGACTGGTGTCCTGTGAAGGTCTggggacctgtccagggtgtccctggcCCCTCAccccgagtagctgggacagtCTGCGCAGAACACGCAGTACTAGATGAGAGTTGgtatcagcagcagcactaaaGGCACTACTCGCCAAAACGGTCATTAGTAGTACTGTTGCTATCAATACAAGTACTTCAACGTTTGATTTGGTCATTTAGTTGACTTGTAATCATCAAAGTAGGACCTCAAATACAAAGACTCCTTATGTCAGTCTACTCCAATAGAGGAGAAACACCTGGTCGTCGTAGGACGCTGAtgtaatataaaatgaaaataatgcatTTTTGTAGCAGTTTAACATTAGCTGAAGAAATACTAGCAGTAGTACAATGAGAAGAAGCAAAAGTATCAGCAGTCGCAGTAGAATCAGTCGTATGATTACATCACAGTAGTTGGAGTACAATCAAAGGTGGTGATCATGTGAACTTCAGGAGAGCTGTAGTACTGCTATTTATAGACCTGATAGTAAATCCTAACAGTCATACTAGTTCTTGTGTAGAGTGGTATTAAGATTAAAGGTAGCCAAACAGAAACACTAGTACACACTTCCTGATAGTAGTACTCAGGTCAAATCAGTTGTACTGACGGCAGCAACAGCCGCAGTTGTACAAGATGTACTAGGAAGTTTAGCGGTGTCGTCagaataatttattttgcaGTATATTGTAATATAGTGGGAGGCAGGGGACATTTCTGTGGCTGCAGTCGAACTGAGGAGCAGGTGGTCGGGACTGTGGTAGAAGTACCAGTAGAACCGCAGCAGTCGCGCTAGTAGAAGTACTCATGGCAGGGTTTGGACAGTCGTTTCCACTTGATGGTGAAGTGACATGTAGAGTCGTCAGCGGACGGCTAATTATAAACCCACGAGCttgtgttgtcatggcaacaggcGCTGAGTTTCAGCTGAGCTGTTCACACTTGACACAAAAGTGATTGATTAACTGAAGTATGTCGGCGTTAATTACAAGCAACTGTCATCGGTTCGTCGTgcgcagaaacatgaaaatatgtattaaaaaataacGTTGAAGTCGACGGGATCGAGTCCTGTGCTGTCTACGCGGGTAAAGTGCGCCCTCCAGTGTCCAGTGCCTGCCACTTCAGCAGAAGGCCACGGTGCGGTGTTCAGGAAACCCTCCGCACCGAGACCTGCTCCGCCTCCTCGTCCTACTCTCCACAGGCGGCGCCGAGTCTGTCGGAGggtgacagaagaagaaaaacaaaagtcagtTTGGTCTGTGCGTTCCTACACGAGTCACATGACGGGCTCGAGGCCACAGAGGTCAGGGGTCGCAGTTGACAGCCCGACACTTCCACTCCACTTTCACATCGCCAGGGAGCCGTCGCTCAGTCACGTGACTTTTGACGTCACTTTCACACGGTGCAGCGATATTTGTCATTTTAGAgaagcttcatatcatcattatttaaaaaaaagcaaatacatatatttaaaagcaGCTttaaatagaagataaaacatgCTTATATTACAAATATCTTTCATTAAGTCCTAATATTGCAGAATATAATCCTACATGATAAATATAcacatgaatacaaatatttttttaaacatggcatggtgaaaataaagtcataaaataaaatgaccaaCATCGTAATGCATACGTTTACATACAACAGATCACTCGATAATAATTCTAaaaagtatttcattttttaaatgaaatatttgattaATTTACACAATCTTATGATGAAGGCTAAAAAACaaatactattactactactactgatcataatattaataattacaCAAGTCATTTTAATAGACAGAGAACTTTCATTAAAAGATATTAAAACATGATTATTTCTCCAACAGGTGAATAAATAATGGCACAATtattagcaacaacaaaaagcacaacttaataaatataataattaatacGTTTTTTCGAAATataaacaaactgaaaatgtaCTTTATGAATGTTTAAGATTTGAAACGTATTGTTCAGAGTAAATATGTGTACATCGTGTTTCATGTCAGGATATTACTGTATTTGATATTAtgagaaatatgtttttttacGTCTAAACTGAGCAGAAACACACGACTCAGGAAGTGAGAATCTAATATGATAAATAAaagtataataaataatatataaaaaaataataaatgttgtCAGTGAACCGTGGGCCGTCTCACCTGTGCAGTCGGCACTGCAGCGGCCCGGCGCAGGGGCAGTGGTCCCGGGGCCCCTCCTGGTCCCAGGCCAGCATGTCCATCAGTAAGTTGGGGTGACTCAGGCAGGCCTCCCCCTTCTTCGGTCTGGGGTTACACACCGGAAACAGCAACTCTGAGGCGACAAGAGGCGAGTGAGCGCGGCACCGGAAGCGCGGCGCGACGTCACCTCACCTCTCTGGAAGGCGCAACACAGCCCGGCCTCGCAGTCGCTCTGCCCCTGACAGATGGTGCCCTCGCGTCCTCTGGTGGCGTTGACCGTGCACTGGCCCCACACGCACATCTGCTCCGAGCAGCACTCCTCGTCCTTGGTGCACGGCTGGAAGGAGAAGCGCGGGACTGAGCCGGGCCTCAGCAGCTCGGTAGCGCCACCTACCGGACTCGACACCCACCATGTCCGTGGGGATGCAGGGGAGACACCTGGACTCCTGGATCTTAGACTGGCAGTAGTGCAGCTCCCCACAGTCCTCGTCCACCATGCACTCCTGCGGAGACACCGACGTCTGACTCCGGCCCACAGCACTCAAACGCACCACACTCAGAAGCAGGGGGGTTgcagacagctgctgcagccacgGTTGCCTTCAAGGAACCTCGGAATTCTCCCCACCATGAGCGAACCTTCACTGCCGTCCTGCCTCTCCTAAGCCCTGCTTTCTTTCTCAAACACACGAGTGTCACCTCACACCGTGATGAGGCCTGAAATACGGACGCAGGAATCACGAGGTTCGCAGGTTCGAACGCACCGTCCTTCCAACACCACTGAACATAGAATGTGTTGCTCGAAAATAAAGACTGAGCGTCTTCAACCTGCAATGATGAGCGACAGCCAGGAGAAACTACAGCAGCTAGCAACACATTAGCCACCGAGCAAAGCTGACCTTTCCCATGACTGTGAAACACGATGATCTTTAAACtattaaatgataataatagtaaagTCAACAGACCCTAAattagctgtttgttttgttgtttatttagtcTTATGTTACTGTACTATGTGTGCATATCTACTATGAGTACAGTGTTGGACGTACAATGTTAGTATTGTATATTGTATACTGGGAAAAAAACAGCGACCTAGCATCAAGGCTAGTCAGTTAGCAGCTTTAGCGTAGCATTTTGGGCTTCAACACTAACACAGGACTCCTCACGGTTCATGTGTTTATTCAGTAAGTAAATGTACTGTTTTACTCTTAAATATGGCTGATGAGTCGAGGCAGCAGAGTTATTCAGTAAAGAAATGTGGAGTTAGACTCCTAAAGATGGCGGCGTTAGACCCCAAGAGATGGACTCAGAGCTTCACACTGCAGAGACTCGGCAGCCGGAGGGAAGTGTGTCTGGCAGAAACGGCCATTTCACATTGGAGGTTTTTATTCGGAACAAATCTTTTCTGGAAAGCAAGTCGAGTTCCACGGACGACTCGGTCTGGTCTGCAGCCGAGTCGGAGTGAAGGCTGTAATTATTCTAATTCCTTCCAGACGAACCACAGCTGTTACTGGTGTCTGGGGATGAGCAGCGCCGCGGCTCCGCTCTGCTCCGAGGCCGAGTCACTCTCACTCGAGGCGGACGGAGCCCAGCCTGAACAGAGGCCGCGCACCTTTGGGCTGGTCATCTCTTCAGTGTCATctggttcagctccaggttTGGACACGGTAGCGAGAAAACAACACTGCAGGCTGCAGCAGCCTCACTGGAGCTGAGCCTCAGATTAGAGTCTAGTTTCACTGGGAGTAGAACCTGAAGCTGCTGTTCCACGTGAAGCGGGTAACCCGCATGACCTCTCTCATTAAAAATGTGGCACTCGTTGCTTAAATCTTCACTCATCCTTTCCTGATTTCTTTGTGTGAGTCTtgtgtcttttttgtctttctttttctcgCTTCGACTTTCATGTATTTCAAAGGACCTCTGTTGTCAAGGAACAAACCACCACTCATTTTGCTTCTCTTGCTCATGTGATTCCCTCTTCATCTACAATAAACTAACTAACTTTTCTTCTTGATTAAATGTAAAATGagataatatatttttacatggttgatttttttatgcagtttttttttggaactttCATTTTATGCAGGATTTTTGAGGATTTTTCTTCCGGCAGGTGACTTTAACTGGTCAGCTGAAAGATTTTTATTGCCTTTCAACAGTCATTTTCATTCCTGTGGTCATTATGACTATATTTtgccatgttttattttatttataaatgtagTTTTAAGTTAAATAATTGACAAATTATTTCCCTTTTTAACTTCAGAAGTAATTTTGCCGATATTTCTACGCACCAGTTTTCAATTCTGCTTCTGGACCAGGACTTGGGTCCATATTCAACAGGACCGGTTCTGCACACTAGTGCTCTGTCAAAGCTGAGCCACAGTGGAGCTTCCTGCCCTGAGTAAACACTTCTCCTTCCTGCCTCGTGGCTCAGCTGCCTGGGCAGCGTTCGGGTCGCTCGCCCTCCCGGCGCCGGGACAGTTAAGATCAAACCCCACCAGCTACCGACCCGGATCCGCGCAGAAAACCATTACACTCCCTGTCTGTTTTCCTGATGACCTCATCTCTGAAAACAAGCCGAGACAAAGCTCGCGGGGTGAGACGGCGCCCCACCTCTGGAGGAGGTGGAAACACCCGAGCCAGAGCGGCAGCTGCTCGCAGCCATCGCCGTCAATTAAACATCTTCTTTCCGAGTGAGTCAGTCAGAGGTGGAGGGAGTGGGGGGGAGGGAGAACAGCTCACTCGCTCCTCCGCGGCTGCCATGTAACGGGACAAACACAACAACCATCTCCTCACCATTTCCATCAAGGCAGGGATTTAACCCTTCGTCTCAGCTCTCTAGATGACACACCAAGGTCCACCTCCAGAGGAGCTCTAGAACTTCAGCCCAAACCTTTCTGCGCCCACAGGCTCCCGCAGCTCAGTCCAGCTAAGGCACGGATGGCAAGAAGCTCCTGATCCAGGAGAAGAAGCTTGCCGCAAACCAAACAGAGCCGTCAGGGAACAGCGCCATGTTTCCTTCGCAGTTCTCTTTAAAAATGTACTGCACTGTCATTATTTCTGACAGATCTCCTCATCAATAACGTCTTTTCTCACAAACGCTGAATTGGAccaatgatgatgattttcTTTCATCTTTGGCAAATGTTTAAAAAGGAAATAGCAAATATTCCCCAAGTTTACATCATGTGAAAACAGAGTTGGGACATGAAAAGGGAAAACAAAGTACAAAGGGAATGGAATATTGGAGCAAAATATGAGTAAAAAAGAGtagtggttaaaaaaatgtttccagttACTTTAAGCAAAGCAAAGCTAATAGATAAAATAAGAAACAAGGCGAGCTGATGACCAAAAACAgtaaatatttttgtctttttgcttTGTGTTCTATGTCTACTGTTGTTTTGGGAATATCTTTGTTGTTAATTGATGTCTTATCGACTTAATTTCTGACTTAAGTCTTGAATGTTCTTCAGTGACACAAGGAATTTCCCCACACAACTAAAGGATATTTTATCTcaaataatctaatctaatccctGAACCTCATGTTCATCACAAATGAGTCTCATGAGTCCTGACCGAAGCGGACTTGACTCTTACCTCCACAGTCGCCGCCGAGACTTCGATCCTGACGTCGCCGTCCTCCAGGTTTCTCACAGAACTGAGGTGGTTCCTGTCTGAGTTGGACCTGGAGCTCTCGTTTTTAATCTGTTGGGAGGAAGACCAGAGGGCCAGAaggcttttggctcagctcacccCGGCCTGTGAGTCTGCCCAATCTAGACTCAGGTTTCCTCTCCACCTGGGTTATAAACTATTACTTCGACTGGGGACATTAAAACCAGCACAGTCAGAAGATCCGCagattaatctcaattaatcgcactaaattTTACCATTAATCGCGGGTGAACTCATCTTTttactgcgattaattgagattaaaatttggATGATTGACAGCCCTAAATGAAACCAAAGCGAACATTAAAAGAACGACTCGATACACTTGCTCCTCACGTCCAGACCTCTCCACGCATGACTTCTTCAGTTGCTAATGAACTTTAAAGATGATCAACCTTTTGAACCGCAGtatgaaaacatatttcaaGTCACAATTCACTGCTGCTTAATCCCACTTGATCCTACTATTTCAGTTTAACTCATAGATACACTGGCACCTtgacttcctctcctccatctccaactcTCCTGGTCCCCCTCTGTCTCTGAACTTCTCCTCTGATAGACTCAGTTCTCTAATGACGGCCTGagcatcttcacctctgactctcctgactccTGACTCTCTAATGATCCTGCCAGTGACCTCTAGAGTccagtgaagctgctgctctgacgtCACAGCGACGCAACAAACAAACTTTCCAACAGAAACAAACCTCCTCCAAACAGCAAACAAATTCATGACCAACTTTTCTCACTCTGTCAACTGAAATGCAAAGACAATTCAGTGAGTCAGAACAAACCTTGACTCCCTGCGACCCTGACGAGTTCAAAAGTTATTTCATAACAAACAACAAGCGAACGGAGGGAGATGAAGTGATGACGTCGTCTGTTTATAGGCCCATGCAGCGGCTCGTGAGGGAGCCGTGATATTTACAGACCTGGtccactgcctcctccagcatgtgctgcgtgtcctccatcagctcctccacctcgcGGAACATGTCGTTGAGGCTCAGGGCTTTGCCCTTCAGGACGTCCCGCTGCAGCACCGCGCGGCTGCCCAGCAGGACGCACGCCGAGACACAGAGCCACAGAGCAGCAGACATGACTGCCTCGCTTCCTCCGCCCGTCTGCCGGAGTCGCTCTCCCTCAGCGTGAGTGTGAGGcggtgacgcagcagcagcacagctggattAGTTTTATGTGGAAAAGTctcaggagaagaggagaggttAGAAAGCGGAAATGGTCCAGCTCAACGTCACACTGCCGGAGAgggattaaaaacaacaagcaaacacacagctgGACCATAACAAATGacaagaagaggagaagaaaaggtCCATACAATAATAAACGTTAGTaactaaacagaaaaaaacagaaaaaaagtggaggGAAGGATACATATGAGAACGGCACGAAAACTTTAAAAAGTTACATTAAATGCATGACAAAGATTTGAAACCCAGAAAGTGACTCATGTTAGAGGAGGCAGCCGTGATCTGAGCAACTTACCTTCTAGAGTACCACACGACTCATGACTCCAAACTGATGTCGCGCCACATCCTTCGACATGAGTTCGCTTCACGCGGGACAAAACAAACCCAGGATCCGGATCAGCCCCAAAACACACTGACTTCATCCTCACTCTGCTTCTCCCATGTCCTGAAAACGTCAACAGAATCTGTGCATCTGTGCTCAGCCTTCCCAGTTCTGCTGCACGGACAGACTTGGTTAGTGTgcattccaaaataaaacagccatCCTCATCCctttatctgttgccgggtcacgggggcagcagcttctaaAGGTCGCGCCAAACGCCCTTCCCCCGGGcgctctgactgggggatcccgagacactccaggccagtgaagaggtcTCATGCCTCcgtctggtcctgggtcgacccctcggtgtcgcgcctgaaacacctccagagggaggccaccagggggcgaccTCATGAGGTGCCTGAACCACCTGAACTGGAGAAGCAGAGGCCCTACTGTCACCCAAGTCACAAGTCACACCCGCCACAGCACATGACTATAGGTGAGGGTTAGGGACGAAGACTGGTGGGTGAATACGGTTTAAAAAAGCCTTAACTAACAACAGAGTGAACCTGAAATTTCCTGACGTTCCAGTGGGGTAAAACTCTGTCGCCTTCCCTTCACGTGacacaaaatgaagaaccggTCACCGTGCGAGAAGGAGGAACAGGACTTTAGAAGGTAATCCCTGGACCCCTCTGGCTCTTAAACCCCTCCAGTCTTCACAGATAGGAGACGTTCTGCTGGCACACGTGAAGGTTGACTACTTTATTAGCGTCTGAACGTCGGCTACTTCATAACATCTGGTTAACGAATGGAACTGAAAGTAAATGTTGAAATCATCCAGGGTGAGTTCATAATGTCGGGGTGCATCTTCAGAGCCAATCCAGTCTGAGCAGCTCAGGAGGCTGGACCTGTCCTCACTCAGCCTCCACAGCTCTGGAATGTTCTGAGGGCGAGCGGCACCCGAGCGCCGGCCCGTCCGCCTGCAGTCAGAAACTgttgctgtgctgctgctgctgctgctgctgtgtgtgagtctgtggcgCCGCGGTGCTGTTGTTGTTCCGGCTGCAGTTCACCTTGTGGCCAGCGGAGGCCCTGCCCTCAAAGCTCTGACTCTTGCCTTGCTCCTCCTTCATGAAGAGCTCCACCAGCAGGATCTTCTCCTTGTGGATCTGCAGGCTGATGTCTTTGGGGATGTCGGGGATCAGCCAGTCCACGATGTCGTTCATCAGCATCACCACGTTCTGCGGGCGACGGAGGGCAGAGTGACCTCAGCTGTCGCACGGCTCCTCCGGTCCAACAAGCCTGGGACTCACCTTCCACCTCCAGAGGGTCCAGTCCAAACTGGTTAGAGCTACCGTAACGCCAGCCTCTTAGAAAAGGCTTGgcattcactgttttttttttttgcttaataaTGTGTTATTACTGCGtaaaaaaaccaaaccaaacgcTCAAACATCAACCCCAGTTGTATCttgacaaacattttaaacacaaaaaactcAACAGTAACACtctgaaatagaaataatagtccactttcactttccatggCAGCTTTCCCACTCTCAACACACATAATCCTGTCAAACGTTAAGACACTTCGGCGCTATTGTAGTCAGAAATTCTCATCTGAAATCTAGGAACTAGATTCATAACATAtttcataatatatttattgGGTATGATTGAAAACTGAACATAAGGTTAAACTAAGAGGtgagatgtttcagtgtttgtctCTTGCTGTTTACCTCTCTGGACAGTGGCAGTGTATTGGACAAGTGAAGGCATTTTTCAGAAAACTTCAGGAATATTTGAGACATGGATCGATGCAGATTAATGCCATTAGTTGGTACAACTAATAACTAATTGTGGCTAGTTATTCTACTCTGGTTTGTGGCATCAAACACCTGCACTCGTGTCGTCACTCCTGCGTCTGCTTTCCAGCCTCTGGTTTCTATCCGCGCTCTGGTTTTAGTTTCAGAGCATTAGTTTCTGATAGCTCCGCCTCTAAACTGGGGACTCTGTTTGACTGACATCACAGGAGACGCAGGACGAGTGCGTGATCTCACCTGGAAAACGATGACAAAGGCCAGTCGCACCGCCAGAACCGCCCAGAACTCTTTGGAGATCTCATACGGCGTGTTGGACCAGGGAGGCTCTCTGTAGTCCTTATACCTGCACAGACACCATCGTGGGACACAAACAGCTCAG
It contains:
- the dkk3b gene encoding dickkopf-related protein 3b isoform X2; this encodes MSAALWLCVSACVLLGSRAVLQRDVLKGKALSLNDMFREVEELMEDTQHMLEEAVDQECMVDEDCGELHYCQSKIQESRCLPCIPTDMPCTKDEECCSEQMCVWGQCTVNATRGREGTICQGQSDCEAGLCCAFQRELLFPVCNPRPKKGEACLSHPNLLMDMLAWDQEGPRDHCPCAGPLQCRLHRLGAACGE
- the dkk3b gene encoding dickkopf-related protein 3b isoform X1, with the protein product MSAALWLCVSACVLLGSRAVLQRDVLKGKALSLNDMFREVEELMEDTQHMLEEAVDQIKNESSRSNSDRNHLSSVRNLEDGDVRIEVSAATVEECMVDEDCGELHYCQSKIQESRCLPCIPTDMPCTKDEECCSEQMCVWGQCTVNATRGREGTICQGQSDCEAGLCCAFQRELLFPVCNPRPKKGEACLSHPNLLMDMLAWDQEGPRDHCPCAGPLQCRLHRLGAACGE